A genomic segment from Micropterus dolomieu isolate WLL.071019.BEF.003 ecotype Adirondacks linkage group LG03, ASM2129224v1, whole genome shotgun sequence encodes:
- the LOC123968577 gene encoding adenosine receptor A1-like isoform X1 translates to MIKLSCQRTGRANMEFMWLYSLCQCILSVFVIVVSVRLCMAVSGSSTVADIQERTQGAGPQLRSVTCCLRLCLGWVGAVGGAVAVPVTVLLNLRTPQCLYTCITLVCCPLLVRQFTMFLLMLLTLDSHLQHHLADRYSSVMTRQRALCVVLLCWVGSVLSSFAQFISSDVLDTWRRGGTGPGTAGLGLPGNWTTSLPHLTPSPKYHHDRKIIGKYLPYGGFLSKFYVEDMHNFTYAEIHSSHWGVCAPDNILSPQFLVYVHGMTVFLLPLLCLLAIYLDLLCIKPRKTPFSHTDPLNKDSCRVRSLSLSLSLLVVLCLPLHIIHALLLFTPSTNLPAWAHAVAVFLFQLYSLVPPILFTPSKKKVGEERASFPLSVPHIPPAVTPSRGKSVRMALCEAVQAAPWASAKHSLKAKVCPEV, encoded by the exons ACATGGAATTCATGTGGCTGTACTCCCTGTGCCAGTGCATCCTATCTGTATTTGTAATTGTGGTGAGCGTGAGGTTATGCATGGCGGTCAGTGGCAGCAGTACAGTGGCTGACATCCAGGAGAGAACCCAGGGTGCAGGGCCCCAACTACGGAGTGTCACTTGTTGTCTGCGGCTGTGCCTGGGTTGGGTGGGGGCTGTAGGGGGTGCAGTCGCGGTTCCTGTGACCGTGCTACTCAACCTGCGAACGCCCCAGTGTCTGTACACCTGCATAACCTTGGTgtgctgccccctgctggtcagGCAGTTTACCATGTTCCTGTTGATGCTGCTTACACTGGACAGCCACCTGCAGCATCACTTGGCAGACAG GTACTCCTCAGTGATGACCCGTCAACGAGCTCTGTGTGTGGTTCTGCTGTGCTGGGTGGGCTCTGTTCTGTCCTCCTTCGCCCAGTTCATCAGCTCGGACGTCCTCGACACCTGGAGACGTGGTGGGACTGGTCCGGGCACAGCTGGGCTTGGGCTGCCTGGCAACTGGACGACCTCTTTACCCCATCTTACCCCTTCCCCTAAGTACCACCATGACCGCAAGATCATTGGAAAGTACCTTCCATACGGAGGATTCCTGTCAAAGTTTTATGTGGAAGACATGCACAACTTCACCTACGCTGAGATTCACAGCAGCCACTGGGGAGTGTGCGCCCCTGACAACATTCTCAGTCCCCAGTTCCTAGTCTATGTCCATGGGATGACAGTGTTCTTGCTCCCCTTGCTTTGCCTGCTGGCCATTTACCTCGATTTGCTATGCATCAAGCCCAGGAAGACTCCTTTTAGTCATACAGATCCCCTGAATAAGGACTCCTGCCGGGTCCGTTCTCTGTCTCTATCCCTCTCCCTCTTAGTTGTGCTGTGCCTGCCGCTCCATATTATCCATGCTCTCTTGCTTTTCACCCCCAGTACCAATCTTCCTGCCTGGGCTCATGCTGTTGCCGTGTTCCTCTTCCAGCTGTACAGCCTCGTGCCCCCAATCCTCTTCACTCCTTCTAAGAAAAAAGTTGGGGAAGAACGAGCATCCTTTCCTCTTTCTGTTCCCCACATTCCACCTGCAGTAACCCCATCCAGAGGAAAATCTGTCCGTATGGCCCTGTGTGAGGCAGTGCAGGCAGCTCCATGGGCTTCAGCCAAACACTCCCTTAAAGCCAAAGTGTGCCCAGAGGTCTGA
- the LOC123968577 gene encoding adenosine receptor A1-like isoform X2 produces the protein MEFMWLYSLCQCILSVFVIVVSVRLCMAVSGSSTVADIQERTQGAGPQLRSVTCCLRLCLGWVGAVGGAVAVPVTVLLNLRTPQCLYTCITLVCCPLLVRQFTMFLLMLLTLDSHLQHHLADRYSSVMTRQRALCVVLLCWVGSVLSSFAQFISSDVLDTWRRGGTGPGTAGLGLPGNWTTSLPHLTPSPKYHHDRKIIGKYLPYGGFLSKFYVEDMHNFTYAEIHSSHWGVCAPDNILSPQFLVYVHGMTVFLLPLLCLLAIYLDLLCIKPRKTPFSHTDPLNKDSCRVRSLSLSLSLLVVLCLPLHIIHALLLFTPSTNLPAWAHAVAVFLFQLYSLVPPILFTPSKKKVGEERASFPLSVPHIPPAVTPSRGKSVRMALCEAVQAAPWASAKHSLKAKVCPEV, from the exons ATGGAATTCATGTGGCTGTACTCCCTGTGCCAGTGCATCCTATCTGTATTTGTAATTGTGGTGAGCGTGAGGTTATGCATGGCGGTCAGTGGCAGCAGTACAGTGGCTGACATCCAGGAGAGAACCCAGGGTGCAGGGCCCCAACTACGGAGTGTCACTTGTTGTCTGCGGCTGTGCCTGGGTTGGGTGGGGGCTGTAGGGGGTGCAGTCGCGGTTCCTGTGACCGTGCTACTCAACCTGCGAACGCCCCAGTGTCTGTACACCTGCATAACCTTGGTgtgctgccccctgctggtcagGCAGTTTACCATGTTCCTGTTGATGCTGCTTACACTGGACAGCCACCTGCAGCATCACTTGGCAGACAG GTACTCCTCAGTGATGACCCGTCAACGAGCTCTGTGTGTGGTTCTGCTGTGCTGGGTGGGCTCTGTTCTGTCCTCCTTCGCCCAGTTCATCAGCTCGGACGTCCTCGACACCTGGAGACGTGGTGGGACTGGTCCGGGCACAGCTGGGCTTGGGCTGCCTGGCAACTGGACGACCTCTTTACCCCATCTTACCCCTTCCCCTAAGTACCACCATGACCGCAAGATCATTGGAAAGTACCTTCCATACGGAGGATTCCTGTCAAAGTTTTATGTGGAAGACATGCACAACTTCACCTACGCTGAGATTCACAGCAGCCACTGGGGAGTGTGCGCCCCTGACAACATTCTCAGTCCCCAGTTCCTAGTCTATGTCCATGGGATGACAGTGTTCTTGCTCCCCTTGCTTTGCCTGCTGGCCATTTACCTCGATTTGCTATGCATCAAGCCCAGGAAGACTCCTTTTAGTCATACAGATCCCCTGAATAAGGACTCCTGCCGGGTCCGTTCTCTGTCTCTATCCCTCTCCCTCTTAGTTGTGCTGTGCCTGCCGCTCCATATTATCCATGCTCTCTTGCTTTTCACCCCCAGTACCAATCTTCCTGCCTGGGCTCATGCTGTTGCCGTGTTCCTCTTCCAGCTGTACAGCCTCGTGCCCCCAATCCTCTTCACTCCTTCTAAGAAAAAAGTTGGGGAAGAACGAGCATCCTTTCCTCTTTCTGTTCCCCACATTCCACCTGCAGTAACCCCATCCAGAGGAAAATCTGTCCGTATGGCCCTGTGTGAGGCAGTGCAGGCAGCTCCATGGGCTTCAGCCAAACACTCCCTTAAAGCCAAAGTGTGCCCAGAGGTCTGA
- the rps19 gene encoding 40S ribosomal protein S19 yields the protein MPGVTVKDVNQQEFVRALAAFLKKSGKLKVPDWVDLVKLGKHKELAPSDENWFYIRAASTVRHLYLRGGAGVGSMTKIYGSRQRNGVCPAHYSVGSKNVARKVLQALELLKMIEKDPNGGRKLTAQGTRDLDRIAGQVAAANKKTV from the exons ATGCCAGGTGTCACAGTGAAAGACGTCAACCAGCAGGAGTTTGTCCGTGCCCTGGCGGCTTTCCTGAAGAA GTCAGGAAAACTGAAGGTGCCCGACTGGGTTGACCTCGTCAAATTGGGTAAGCACAAGGAGCTGGCACCCAGTGATGAGAACTGGTTCTACATCAGAGCTG CATCCACAGTCCGCCACCTGTACCTACGTGGAGGTGCTGGTGTTGGCTCCATGACCAAGATCTATGGAAGTCGCCAGAGGAACGGTGTATGCCCTGCCCACTACAGTGTAGGATCCAAGAACGTTGCTCGTAAAGTGCTGCAGGCCCTTGAACTGCTGAAGATGATTGAGAAGGATCCCAATGG TGGTCGCAAACTAACCGCCCAGGGAACCAGAGACCTGGATAGAATTGCTGGCCAG GTTGCAGCTGCAAACAAGAAAActgtttaa